The Nitrospirota bacterium genome includes the window CCTCGAAATTCGAAACGCCATTTGCGCGCGGCCTATACCGACCCGATCACCGGAGGGCCGTTTTTCGCGGTTCCGTGTCGCGACCGGATCAAGGGCGTGTATAGTCCGAGCGACGCGATGACGCTCAAACACGACAATTTCCCTCCGGAGTACGAACAGTTCCGCGCCACCGTGTTGCATCGGGAGTGGGTCTTTCTCTACGAGCCCGGCGCGCCTGGATCGCAGCCGGCGCAGCCTGCCCCGCCGGTCGTGCCCGGCCCCAAGGGGCCCGTGGCGGCTCCTCCTGCGCTCGCTCCCATTCCCTGCTGAGGTATGCCCCTCGCCGCGTGGCGCACTCATCCAGCGAGGCGATACCTCCCGGCCACGCTGGCGATTCTGGGGATCGCGGCGGCGCCCTTCGCCCTGATCGCGCTGCTGGGAGAGTCGACATCCTCGAGCGTGGCCCCGGAGATCGTGGGCATCCAGTCGTGGATCAATTCCGAGCCCTTGACCTTGGCCGGTCTGCGCGGCAAGGTGGTGTTGGTGGACTTTTGGACGTACACGTGTATCAACTGCCTGCGGACGATCCCGCATTTGAACGGATGGTACCGGCGCTACCGTGACGACGGTTTGGTGGTAGTCGGCATACACAGCCCTGAATTTGCGTTTGAGCGCGACCCCGAGCGGGTCAAGCGCGAAACCGCCCGCCTGGGAATCACCTATCCGGTGGCGGTGGATAGCGAGAAAAAAACGTGGGGCGCGTACCGCAATCAGTACTGGCCCCACAAATATCTGATCGACCGGGGGGGCAACATCCGGTTCACGCAGATCGGCGAAGGCGGCTACGTGGAAACCGAGTCCCACATCCGCACCCTGTTGGCCGAGGACGGCCGAACCATCGATCCGCTGATGGCGGTGGTGAATCCCGAACCCGTGGAACCCAAGGCCATCGCCACGCCCGAGATTTACTTCGGCTCCTATTTCGGGCAATTCTTGGGTAACCCGCTGGGGCTGCGCAGCCTCGGAGAGGCCGTGTATTCGGAGCCTGCGCGGATCGAGCCCAACCTGTTCTATCTGGTGGGCGCGTGGTCCATCGGCGAGGAGTCCGTGACCGCGGTGAGCTCGGGTGAACACCGCATCCATCTGAAGTATGCGGCCAAGGCCGTGAACTTCGTCGCGGCCGCGCCGGGGCGGGAAATCGGCGTCGAGGTCCTGCTCGACGGTCGGCCGCTCGATCCCGACGAGCAGGGTGCGGACGTGGTGCGCGACGGCCGCGGCCGCACCGTGGTGCGCGTGAGCGAGGGCCGGATGTACCGCTTGATCGATCGCCGCGCGGGCTACGGCACCCATACCGTCACGCTCGTGTTCGACCGGCCCGGGTTGCAGGCCTACACCTTCACGTTCGGATAGGGTGAAAGAACCCGAGGGTCAAAAGCATCTCGCTGCTCGGCCCGTCACCACAGGGCCTGCGCGGCGCCACGCGAGCGAGGATAGGAGGGAGCATGAAAGAGTGGCTGGAACAGCCGGGCTTTTTGAGCCCGTACGGCACGATGGGCGCGGACCTGAGTTTCGCCCTGGCGGTGGGCTTCACCGTCTTGTTCCTGGTGGGGTGGCGCCAGGCAAAACAACGCAAGGGGCAGACGCACCACGTGGTGACGCTCTGGGCGATGTTGGCCATGATCGCCTATTTCGTGGCCTATTACGTGAACCGGGGGCTCGGCGCCCTCGCGTTCGAGGGCGAGGAGGGCTTCGGCGGTCCCCCCGAGCTGTATGACACCCTGTTCAGCCCGCTGCTCACGTTCCATATCCTGGTGGTGACCATCGGGTTGGTCATGGCCGTGTATATGATCGTCCTGGGGTTTCGCACCTCGGTGCGGCAGGGTCAGACCAGGACGTTGACCGCGGGCACTCCCAAGGGCTCCGGGCTCGCGTTTTCCGGATGGATCCTGTTGGCCGCGATCGTGGCGCCGTTGCTGCTGTTCGGGATCCGCATCATGTTCACGGCTCCCACGATCGGCAAGTTCATCGGTTGGGTGTCCACCGGCCTCTTGGTGGGGCTCGGGGTCCTGGCGGCCGAGGGCGTGGGCCGGTTCCTGTATCCGGACGGAGAGCGCCGCCACCGCGCCATCGGCACGTTCACCATGATCCTCTATGTGATCGCCCTGTTGACCAGCACCGTGACCTGGGTGATGTTGTACGTGATCTGGAAGCCGACCATCGGCTGACGGCGGGATGACGGCGCGGACCCGCACGGCGCGCCCCGCGGACATCGGCCCGCCACGCCAAGGCTCTTCCCATTCCCCGTGAATTCGGGTATGATGGCCGCGCTTTTCAGCCTACACATCACCCTATTCCAAGGAGGCACTGGTATGGCTAAGGCAATGACGAAGTCGCAGATTATCGATCATCTGGCAACACGACTTGATCTTCCCAAGAAGACCGTAGTGAGCGGGCTCGAAACCCTGGTGACCCTCGCGTACAAGGAAGCCAAGAACGGATTCACGCTGCCGGGTCTCGGCAAGCTGGTATTGGTCAATCGCAAGGCGCGCATGGGGCGTAATCCCCAGACCGGGGAGGCGATCAAGATCCCCGCAAAGCGCGTGGTGAAATTCCGTGTGGCCAAGGCTGCTAAAGACGCGATCCTGGGGGGGCGGTAACCCGTATTCACGCCTTCAGGCATTGCAGGATCGGCTTGAAATCTCAAGCCGGATTGACGAGAATAGCCACGTGTTGCGAAGCGTGAGATGACGGCTCCCAACGACTTAAAGACCATTCTGGGAAAACTCCAGTTTCCCGACGATGCGCAGGTCATGCGTCAGATCGTGGATCAGACGCTGCAGGTCAAGCTGCGCATGGGGCGGATCAAGCGCAAGATCGTGGTCATGAGCGGCAAGGGCGGCGTGGGCAAAAGCATGTCCACCGTCAACCTCGCGCTCGGGTTCGCACGCAAGGCCGACCGGGTCGGCGTGTTGGACGTGGACCTCAATGGCCCGTGTGTGCCCAAGATGCTGGGCATCGGGGGGAAGCGGTTCGAGCTGACGCCCGAGGGAGCCCTCCCGCCCCTCGGCCCGCTGGGCATTAAAGTCGCCTCCATGGATTTCTTCCTCCGCGAACACGCGCCCGTGCGGTGGAAGGGGTCGATCGAATTGAGTCCGGTCTGGTTGGGCATGTTGGAAATGAACGTTATTCGGGAATTGTTGGCGGACATTGCGTGGGGGGAACTCGATATCTTGCTCGCCGATCTCCCTCCAGGGGCCGCCGCGGACAAGCCGCCGGCCCTGGCCAATTTTCTTCCGGATCTTGACGGCGCCGTGATCATCACCACCCCGTCCGAGGTGACCACCGACGTGGTGCGAAAATCCGTCCTCTACGCGCGCGACGTGGGGATTCCGGTGATCGGCCTCATCGAGAATATGAGCGGGTATCACTGTCCTCAGTGTGGACACGAAAGCGATCTGTTTGCCGGCAGCGTGGAAGCGCTGGCCGCGGAGTTGGACGTGCCGCTGTTGGGCAAGATCCCGTTCGATCGGGACCTGAGCCAGCGATGCGACAGCGGTAACCCCTTGACCGATTCCAGTCATCCCATGGCCCGCCGATTTGACGAGATCGTCCAGCGGATCGTCGACTGTCTGAATTTCAGGGAGATCGTGGCGCAACGGTTGTAGCCCGCGCGTTGTGCGGGCGTGGTTTGGAGGACGCGATGAAGTTCGTGTGCATGAACTGCGAGACCTTCATGCTGTTTCAGAAGGTCGAGAAACCCGGCGAAGGGTCGCTCGGCGTGGAGTTTCTCTGTCCGTCGTGCAAGGCAAGGTTTTCGATGGTCACCAACCCCGGCGAGACCCAGATGGTCCAAGCCTTGGGCGTGAAAATCGGCGGACGCACCACGGCTCCCGAAGCGTTTGAATTGACCCGCGGCACGCTCAAAGAAGGCGCGGAGTGTCCGGTTCCCGGCGCAGCCGCAATGGCGGCTCCTGCGATGACCAGCGGAGCAGTCACGAGCGAGAGCGGGGCCGGGAGTTGTCCCTTTTCATCCATGGTGGCATCCATGGGCGCGGGTGGCGCCGAACAATCAACCGCGCTGGAATGGTCAGCCGAAGCTCTCGAGCGATTGGCCAAGATCCCGGACTTCGTGCGTCCGACCGTCAAGATGGAGGTCGAAGCCTATGCCCGCCAAGCAGGCGAGACGTTCGTGACGCAGGCCATGCTCGATAAATATAAAACCGCGCCCGGAAGCCTCACCTGGTCTTCCGAAGCCTCCAAGCGCCTGGAGAACATTCCCTTCTTCATCCGCCCGATGGCCAAAAAGGAGATCGAGCGCCTGGCGCGGGAAGAGGGCCGAACGGAGGTGACCGTCGAGGTCATGGACCACGCCAAGACGGCATTCGCGAAATTTATGGGCGGCTAAGGGCCGGTTCTTG containing:
- a CDS encoding type II secretion system protein — protein: MMGANKQWVTMMKREREAELLFRGHQYRRAIASYVESVPGARQYPLRVEDLLKDPRNSKRHLRAAYTDPITGGPFFAVPCRDRIKGVYSPSDAMTLKHDNFPPEYEQFRATVLHREWVFLYEPGAPGSQPAQPAPPVVPGPKGPVAAPPALAPIPC
- a CDS encoding thioredoxin family protein; translation: MPLAAWRTHPARRYLPATLAILGIAAAPFALIALLGESTSSSVAPEIVGIQSWINSEPLTLAGLRGKVVLVDFWTYTCINCLRTIPHLNGWYRRYRDDGLVVVGIHSPEFAFERDPERVKRETARLGITYPVAVDSEKKTWGAYRNQYWPHKYLIDRGGNIRFTQIGEGGYVETESHIRTLLAEDGRTIDPLMAVVNPEPVEPKAIATPEIYFGSYFGQFLGNPLGLRSLGEAVYSEPARIEPNLFYLVGAWSIGEESVTAVSSGEHRIHLKYAAKAVNFVAAAPGREIGVEVLLDGRPLDPDEQGADVVRDGRGRTVVRVSEGRMYRLIDRRAGYGTHTVTLVFDRPGLQAYTFTFG
- a CDS encoding DUF420 domain-containing protein, which translates into the protein MKEWLEQPGFLSPYGTMGADLSFALAVGFTVLFLVGWRQAKQRKGQTHHVVTLWAMLAMIAYFVAYYVNRGLGALAFEGEEGFGGPPELYDTLFSPLLTFHILVVTIGLVMAVYMIVLGFRTSVRQGQTRTLTAGTPKGSGLAFSGWILLAAIVAPLLLFGIRIMFTAPTIGKFIGWVSTGLLVGLGVLAAEGVGRFLYPDGERRHRAIGTFTMILYVIALLTSTVTWVMLYVIWKPTIG
- a CDS encoding HU family DNA-binding protein, whose product is MAKAMTKSQIIDHLATRLDLPKKTVVSGLETLVTLAYKEAKNGFTLPGLGKLVLVNRKARMGRNPQTGEAIKIPAKRVVKFRVAKAAKDAILGGR
- a CDS encoding Mrp/NBP35 family ATP-binding protein, with the protein product MTAPNDLKTILGKLQFPDDAQVMRQIVDQTLQVKLRMGRIKRKIVVMSGKGGVGKSMSTVNLALGFARKADRVGVLDVDLNGPCVPKMLGIGGKRFELTPEGALPPLGPLGIKVASMDFFLREHAPVRWKGSIELSPVWLGMLEMNVIRELLADIAWGELDILLADLPPGAAADKPPALANFLPDLDGAVIITTPSEVTTDVVRKSVLYARDVGIPVIGLIENMSGYHCPQCGHESDLFAGSVEALAAELDVPLLGKIPFDRDLSQRCDSGNPLTDSSHPMARRFDEIVQRIVDCLNFREIVAQRL
- a CDS encoding PCP reductase family protein, which gives rise to MKFVCMNCETFMLFQKVEKPGEGSLGVEFLCPSCKARFSMVTNPGETQMVQALGVKIGGRTTAPEAFELTRGTLKEGAECPVPGAAAMAAPAMTSGAVTSESGAGSCPFSSMVASMGAGGAEQSTALEWSAEALERLAKIPDFVRPTVKMEVEAYARQAGETFVTQAMLDKYKTAPGSLTWSSEASKRLENIPFFIRPMAKKEIERLAREEGRTEVTVEVMDHAKTAFAKFMGG